In Vibrio atlanticus, the following proteins share a genomic window:
- a CDS encoding alpha/beta fold hydrolase, with protein sequence MSVQLNYKIEGEGHTIVLIHGLFGNLDNLGLLARDLKADHQVLSIDLRNHGQSFHNDTHNYQVMAQDVAQLLNVLELEDVTVIGHSMGGKVAMALTQHLTLRKLIVLDMAPVAYTQSRHDNVFAGLQAVIEEKPTSRSEALKVLAKHIEIDGVRQFLTKSLFKSEQGIMEWRFNVASLLNNYPQIIGWEPIDKTSIKTLLIKGGDSDYLTAEHQTAVQQQFSNAKAHVIANTGHWLHAEKPAEVLRAIRKFIT encoded by the coding sequence ATGTCAGTACAGCTCAACTATAAAATTGAAGGTGAGGGTCACACCATTGTTTTGATCCATGGATTATTCGGAAATTTGGACAACCTTGGCTTGCTCGCTAGGGATCTAAAAGCCGATCATCAGGTACTTAGCATCGATCTACGTAACCACGGTCAATCTTTCCATAATGACACTCATAATTATCAAGTTATGGCACAAGATGTGGCTCAACTGCTGAATGTTCTTGAGCTAGAAGATGTCACTGTGATTGGTCACTCGATGGGTGGCAAGGTAGCGATGGCACTGACACAACATCTGACGCTGCGTAAATTGATTGTCTTAGATATGGCACCAGTCGCGTACACCCAAAGTCGTCACGACAACGTATTCGCAGGCCTACAAGCTGTGATAGAAGAAAAACCGACATCACGCTCAGAGGCGCTTAAGGTCCTCGCAAAACATATCGAAATTGATGGGGTTCGCCAGTTTTTAACGAAATCTTTGTTCAAATCAGAACAAGGCATCATGGAATGGCGTTTCAATGTTGCCTCGCTATTAAACAACTACCCACAGATTATTGGTTGGGAACCGATTGACAAAACCTCGATCAAAACCTTGCTAATCAAGGGTGGTGACTCAGATTACCTGACGGCTGAACATCAAACCGCCGTTCAACAGCAGTTTTCCAACGCAAAGGCACATGTTATCGCCAATACTGGACATTGGCTACACGCGGAAAAGCCCGCTGAAGTGCTCCGTGCAATAAGAAAATTCATCACTTAG